ATGCGCTTATAACTTATGGCTATCGGGAGGAACGGTTTCCCCTCTATGAAATTGAGATGCGCCTCAAGCGTCGACTGGCCCGTCTCCTGGTCTATCGTAAGGAGGTACCTCATGGAGCTGTCAGGTATTTCGTCTATCCTATCCTGGGGTATGGCAGCAAGGTATGAAAGCTCATATACATCGTCCAGGTCGAGGTCCAGGAATTTGTACGAGTCCTGTATGTACCTTGCCAGGTCATTGTCCTGGTCGCGGTAAACGGTCACATACTTTTCCAGGGTGTCTATGGCATCGGCGAGGAAGACGCCGAGCGCCACGTCTATATTGTACACCAGTCCGGAGGCGACTATGGCACCGTCGTCGGACTGGCCCGGCCCCACATGGTGGCGGATGTACATATATTTTATATGAGGCCCTGATACCCTGCGTTTCGTCCTCTCCTCATCGATTATCAGGCCGCAGTCCTTGTAATCATCTATATCTTCGCCGTGTTCCTGGTGGGCCAGCATCTCGCCGTCCAGCCCCATATCTTCCATTACCTTGGTATTGACGAGATAGCATCTCCCGTATCCTATATTGATCTTATATATCCCCTGCGTCTTACTGCGTATATCCGGGTCGTCGCGGAGTCCGCCCAGGTAAAGGCCCCTCAGTATATCGTGATAGTTGACGGTCCTCTCCTTGAATTGGGAGATGCCCAGGAGGGGCTTCCCGCTTCTCGTCACAAGGCGCTCGCGCGGGTCATCGGCAAGGGCGCTATCGACGAATTCGACGATCTCGTCTATCAGCTCCTGGCGCTTCGCCTTGACCATCTTCGGGCTTCTCCCGAGGGCGCGCACGACGTCATCGATCGTGGTATTGACGTAGGTCCTCTTCTGGAAGGCGCCGGCGCCGTTATGGGCGCGGCCTTCGATGGACTGCATGTAGACGAGTTCTTCTATCTTGGGCGTGGTCAGGAGCCGCTCGGA
The DNA window shown above is from Candidatus Omnitrophota bacterium and carries:
- a CDS encoding CBS domain-containing protein, whose product is MSKKIAPRELIQQDFKNLKTSERLLTTPKIEELVYMQSIEGRAHNGAGAFQKRTYVNTTIDDVVRALGRSPKMVKAKRQELIDEIVEFVDSALADDPRERLVTRSGKPLLGISQFKERTVNYHDILRGLYLGGLRDDPDIRSKTQGIYKINIGYGRCYLVNTKVMEDMGLDGEMLAHQEHGEDIDDYKDCGLIIDEERTKRRVSGPHIKYMYIRHHVGPGQSDDGAIVASGLVYNIDVALGVFLADAIDTLEKYVTVYRDQDNDLARYIQDSYKFLDLDLDDVYELSYLAAIPQDRIDEIPDSSMRYLLTIDQETGQSTLEAHLNFIEGKPFLPIAISYKRILISVLYDFIKEKLKSIKKEVVAKVPEALSRELDSSVAKVMQRKFITVSPDTSLKTALQKVEARKGELIIVKDEFGNILGVINPSDFLVFLRETK